In Gemmatimonas sp., a single window of DNA contains:
- a CDS encoding OmpH family outer membrane protein yields the protein MRLSSFVGACALVLGVPALASAQGQKFAYVNSAAILQSAPGRTEAEAQFDKDMTSMRAAVQKLSDSLNTLQEAYAKEEVSLSPAAKEARLKTLREKQAEYQDRVQKMQEQAQAREAELMQPIMDNVRKVLDDIRAEGGFAFIFDVAAGSLIVSADKNLDITDRVVSKLRLAAPRAAPGAAKPATAKSPLGGPTSAPAGLNTKKPPTE from the coding sequence ATGCGTCTTTCCTCGTTCGTTGGCGCTTGCGCCTTGGTGCTCGGTGTACCCGCCCTGGCTTCGGCGCAGGGACAAAAGTTCGCCTACGTGAACTCTGCGGCCATTCTGCAGTCCGCCCCGGGCCGTACTGAAGCCGAGGCGCAGTTCGACAAGGACATGACGTCCATGCGCGCGGCGGTGCAGAAGCTGTCCGATTCGCTGAATACGCTGCAGGAAGCGTATGCGAAGGAAGAAGTGTCGCTGTCGCCGGCCGCGAAGGAGGCTCGCCTCAAGACGCTTCGTGAGAAGCAGGCGGAGTATCAGGATCGCGTGCAGAAGATGCAGGAACAGGCGCAGGCGCGTGAGGCCGAACTCATGCAGCCGATCATGGACAACGTGCGCAAGGTGCTCGATGACATCCGTGCCGAGGGCGGTTTCGCCTTCATCTTCGACGTGGCGGCGGGTTCGCTGATCGTGTCGGCCGACAAGAATCTGGACATCACTGATCGCGTCGTGTCGAAGCTGCGCCTCGCGGCGCCGCGTGCCGCGCCGGGTGCTGCCAAGCCCGCCACCGCGAAGTCGCCTCTTGGCGGTCCGACGAGCGCCCCGGCGGGTCTGAACACCAAGAAGCCGCCCACGGAGTGA